ACTCGAAGCTGACGAAGTTGAACCGCTGCAGAAACTGAAGAAGATGATTGCTCACCCACTGTCGTTTTCTTACTATTAGAGATACATGAATCGGAATACACACAAATAAAAGCTTTAAGGAAACTGTATCAAATGGTTACAAACTGGAGAGAAGTGGAAATGCAACAATGTCATTCAAGCGAAAGCAgaacataaaaagaaaaccaagtTTAAGAAACTGAGAGGATACACTGACACACATATGACATACGAAACGGGGCTTCTGAGCCTCATTCTTCAATTTCAACATACCTGCTCGTGTCTTGGAAACTCTCTAGTGACAGCTTTGGGCAGTGAGTAATATCTTTCAGGGATGGAAGAGCCTGGGGACTTGAGCATATTCTCTCTAATTCAGGCAAACCCCTTAAAGTGAGGGATTCTAGCTTCGGAAAGGGAACCGTCATATCAGGAGGATGCACATTGCTAATACTCATTCCCTTCTccttatttattatttcttctaGGCTTGGTGAACGTAACACCTCAAGATGCTTGAGATTTGGAGCAAACAATAACCAGGTCAATTCTTTTGGACCTTCCAAATCCTGTATAACAATACTGAAGAGGTGCTTGAAGTATGGAGAAGGAAGATCTTCTTTCCCTTTGCATTTCCAATCTATCTTTATCTCAGAGATCTTGAAATTTATAATCTCAAGTTCTCGAAGACCGCCCAGAGCTACCGTGTTTAATGTTAAATCCTTTGCGGACATATTGATAATCCGAAGGCGTTGAACACAACGCACCAATCCCTCCACTCCTTGGATACTTTCCAAAATTGAAGCATCTGTCACATTTCCTGTTAAAATCTTCAAGTGCTTTAAAAGTTGTAGCTCCTCAATTGATCTTGCATCAATATAATGACGAGAACGATATAGTTTCAACACCTGAAGATTTGGTAAGCTTGCTCCTATCCCATCAATGCTTTTAAGCTTGGTGAACTCCAGGTCCAGGCTTATTAGTTTCCTCAACCCCTTCAAACCAACTGATAACGAACTTATACGTGTGTATGATAAGTTGAGGTATTTCAAAGAAGTCAAGCTGCAAATTTCTTCCGGCAAGTCCCTAAGACTTCGGTTATGCGAAAGATCCAAGACGATAAGGGACGGCATAAACTGAAAGAATTTACCTGGTATACCCTTCAAGTCGTTATCCCTGAGAAATAGAGTCGAAAGGTTGGGGCATTTGGGAAAGCAAGATATCTTTTCAATTTGATTACTCATCAACGAGATCCTTCTCGAAACTGACCAGTTGATGTCATCTGGTATACAGCTTAGCTTCACACCGGATTTGACGCACTGTTTTTCTTCCTCTTTTCCAGACGTAGACCCTATCCAAAGAGCCATTTCACGTAACACATCATGCATTTTCACAGTAGTTTCTGATTCTGTCAATAGATGCGCACGAACTAACGAACCAATAATAACATGACCTTTGTTGTTACTTCCATCTTCATCTCTCTTTCCATTTATAAATCCTTCATTGATCCAATATTCGATCAACTCCTCCTTCTTTATTTCATAATCTTCCGGGAACAACGAACAGTATAGGAAGCATGATTTCACCTTTTCATCCTCTAAACCATCATAGCTGAACTTCAAAACTGAAAGAATATTTTCTTCCATACCTGGAAACTCGCGGCTGGAACTTTTGAGAACATCATTTGCATGACGCCATTCATGTACATCCTCTTTACATGACATGGCTTTGCCAATCACATTGAGTGCAAGTGGCAAGCCGTGACATTTTTTGGAAATCTTTTCTGCAAGTGTGAGAATTTCCGGATCCTTCTTTAATGGGGCTTCTCCAACTACATTTTGAAACAGTTCCCACGCTTCATTCGTTGACAAACAATCCATTTTCAGCTCATCGTCAGCTTCCATGTCTCTGCAAACTTTCTTTGAACGAGTGGTGAAAACTATCTTCGATCCATTTTCTTGAGTTGGACGTGGAACTccaatcttgttcaaatctacCGCGCTCCACAGATCATCTAATAGCAGTATGAATTTCTTTCTTCTTAGGATATTGTCTATGAAAGATGCTTTCTTCTCTTCTGTTTCCTTTTCCAATTCTTGGTCAGCACGTAATCTTCTTAGAATCTGATCCTGAATCACCTTGTATTGCAAATCTTTAGAGACCACAACCCATATCACAACATCAAATTCATTCACCTCTTTGTCGAATTTGTTGTTGATACGAGCTAAGAGGGTTGTTTTCCCAACTCCCCCCATGCCATAAATACCTAAAGTTCTTCCTTCAGGTTTCATGATGCTGTCCCATGCCTTTCCGACCATTGAATCCAAACCTATTGTTGTTTGGATATCTTTCTTCACCACCTTTGATGCAggccttttctcggccaattcTTCAAAAACTCCTTTAGATAGAAGCTCTTTAACTTCTTCCAACTTCTTCGATACCTTTTTACCATACTTACAGCTTGATATgcaattttttgaacaatatCCAAAAAGACACAATCTCTTAGTTTCAGTTGGTTCCTCCCTAAGCAGATCACTGACCTCAGAGTCAATACTTTCTGCCCTTGACAACCATCCTTCTACTTTAGCAAGCCGCTCCAAACCTTTATCTTCTTCTAGGGAAACTCTTCTTGACAGATCAACTCGCCTTTCTCTAAGTTCTCGCGTAGCTGTATCCAGAGCCTCGAGATTAGCCTTCATCATGTGGATGTGATTTCCATCCCCAAATAAGCATCTGTGGGTTTGACTCACCACTTGATCACATGGTATATCTACTGATACACACCCTCCCATCTTTGCTCAAACTCACTGCTTTGTTGAATGGACAAGAGAAAGAGGACAACGATAATTTTGATTGACTTAGATGAGAAAATAGTAAGCCTCCAGCTAATAAGACCGATAACTATATACCAATAATTCATAAACAACTAATGATGACGACCCCACTTTTCCTATCCCTTAGGAGAGTCATATTCGTGGACTTTACGTACAAATCCAGTTTTGTCATATTCCACCTGTGGACTTTAAGATTTGGACTTCGTACGAATCCAGTTTGTCATATTCCACTTATGACACTTTAAGATTTGGACTTTACCTACGAATCCAGTTTGTAATATTTCATTTGTGGACTTTAAGATTTGGACTTTACCTACGATTAATCcagtttgtaatatttttatcttcCTCGAAGGTTAACGGCAGGGTAAACACAGGGCCGTGCCTGATAATTACAGACCTAAAAGCCAAAATCTTTTTTGgcccatttatttttaaaaaatcgtgaaaataaaaaaataatgcacCACTTAAGATTCTAATCAGGGCATGAAGATGTTGCATCAGCCGCCGTCACCAGTAGAGCTATAtgaaatttcaattattttggctcaaaaattatatatattgttgcCGGCCCTAAAGTAAATGCTTTATTAGTTTCTATTCAGGTCCGACCTTAAAACAAATGCTTTATTAGCTTCTATTCAGATCCGGTCCTAGGTAAACATCATAAAACTACTAGGAAAGCATGGGAAAAGAATGACTTGTGGACAATATATATTTGGACTTTCGTACGAATCTAGTTTGTAATATTTCACTTGTGGACTTTAAGATTTGGACTTTAAGTACGAATCCAGTTTGATATATTCCACTTGTGGACTTTAAGATTTGGACTTCACGTACGAATCcagtttgtaatattttttttatcttcgtCGAAGGTGTAACTGGTAAACATCGTACAAACACGAACACTAAATATACTAGGAGTGGgaaaaaaaaccgaaccaaaccaagtCAAACCGAACCAATCGAACCAAAACCGATTCAAACTGAACCAAAATCTATttcaaatcatttggttgatgATTTTCCCAACCCGaatggttcggttcggttcggttagaCCGAACCAAAAACTGatgtatttttgtaattatttaaattaaaaatattagtaataccaatatactaaaattttaataccaaaccaattttttttcatttttattcattaacttatattattctaacctaatatgtaatcatcaaaatgtttttatttaaaatattttatttattgcaggttttttaattttagtgatATAAGAAACATTACTAATGATGTTGGTTTTTCTTACTTTAgttaattttcatttgttttaatttttatataccttttgtgattttttaaagatttttgtttcagttttatattgaatttagttcacatagtttaggtttacataatttatgttttaaaacataatttttcttcgaaaaatcaaactaaaaataatctatttaaaccgatccaaaaaacaaaccaaacagaatacaaaccgaaccgaatacaaaccgaaccgaatataaactgaaccgaacacaaaccaaaccaaactaacttcctggaagtcgtctgagtagtCTTCTCACTTCATGGAAGCCGTCTGCAAGTCTTCTATAGCATTTAGCATAGTGCGCAACCTATGTGTTTGAGATGGTTGTTTGTGATTATTTGCAGGCCTTAAAATAGATTTACCAGAACTCCCGCCGAGGATGTTTACATTAGGAGAAGAGCCCGATGCAATCAGGAGCATTTCGTATCATTCTGATGACACGAAGTTGTTTAAAGCTCTATGTGATTGTCTCACAGCTGACGAATATGAGGATCTGAAGGCGTCGAAGTTAGGAGTGTTCATCAAATTCAAGGAGCTTGACTTTGGTTGGACTTCAAGGCTGGTACATTTTTTGCTCTGTTTCCAGCTGGACATCAAGAAGAAGTTTGAGCTCTGGAGTCTTGTCGTTTCAcaacctgtgaggttttcactgatAGAGTTTGAACACCTCACTGGGCTGAACTGCGATTACATCAAGGACCTGGAAAATCCAAGGTGTGAGGTTACGTCGGAGATGGCTGCTTTCTGGGAGAAGATGCGTGTTGATATCGATACTGGGCCAAGTATTGAACAGATAACAGAAGCATTTTACAACTGCGACGAGTGGTCTCTGGATGATCGCATGCGGCTGGGATACCTTGCCATCTACGCAGGATACATCGAAGGGAAAAAGTTCTCATCCGCTACATCAGCTAGTcttgcaaggctagtgatggatttagaaaatttgagaattatccatgggggagattggcgtttaaggtgctgatggattCTCTGAAGGCAAAAGACTTGACGCAAACTGGTTACACTGTTGATGGGTTCATACAAGTGCTCCAAGTGTGGGCGTACTATGCTATGCCAGAATTGGGTGCTAATTATGGGTCTCCCATACCAAACAGACCGTCTCCACTGTTGCTGGCTTACAGGGGTGGCAAAAGACAACGCAAATGTTTTAAGGCTGCTATCAATAAACAGGTACTTAACTTCACTCCTAAgacttctcagacgacttaaagttaagtcgtgtGGATCGTCTTCCAACAAAAGAccactcagacgacttacttttaagtcgtctgagtggtctttttgttggaagacttccagacgacttaactttaagtcgtctgagaaCAAAATAtttctcagacgacttaactttaagtagTCTGAGAACAAAATtcttctcagacgacttaactaagtttatatcttttatttatttcagacTATCGTGAAGAACTTCGTTCAGAAggattttgatgaaatgtttccaaaatgggacGGAGACGTAGATGACCCTGCCGCGGATAACATAATTAAAGTCATGTTTAATGATCCTGGATGGGAGTGGACCATGGAATGCTGGCCAGTCACCGGTACTCGCAAGATTGTGAAGATGGAAGTGAGTCCAGTGAATAATGAAGTGAGTCCCGTGAAGTCAGAGAGTGTTGTGAAGGAAGAAAGTAgcagacctcggaagaaagctcgtaaagggTCTTCTGTTTCTGCTGAGACACCTGCGGCGGGTAGTGAAGGGATGACGCATCAGCAGATTGAAAAGTCCTTGAAGGACATATCTGATGCCATTAATCTTGGCtttgggacgtgccttaaggagCTCAAGTTACTGGCGGATAGGATGgcagctgtggagaagaaggtgggaATCACCAACAGAGGGGGTTCATCTGATGATCGTCAACTTACAACCACTTCAAATCCACCAAAACCTGCTGACGAACCCGGGGTTAGTACCAAAACCTCTCCCAAAATTGCAGAGAAGAGAGTCACTAGGCAAAGTGTTAGGAAGAGTCAGGACTGATGTGCTTTGTTTCTTGTCTGCTTGGAtgaacatgtgtgctttgtttctaGTGTGCTTTGATGAACCACTGTATGCCTTGATTCtgaacatgtgtgctttgtttctaGTGTGAATTTGATCTTTGCTGTAAGGGCTTTTgttaatagtttttaaacacTGTGAACTCGAaattgcagagtgaaagtgtgAATGGGGCGAAAGCAGGACGGAAGGAAGCCAAAGAACCGAGTCTTACTACAGAACCGAGTTCCTCGAGAGAGCTCTGTCTTGTGAGTCCTGCAGCCGACTTACCGAGTGATGATCCTAGCCTTCTTATATTGGACAAACAAGTTCCCACCGCTTCAGATTTACTCGTTGAAGAAGCTAGAAGGCAGACAAAGAAGGAGACTGCTTTGGTGAATCTCCGTAAAAAAAGTGTGCGAGAAAGGAAGCTTGCTCCCACACAGCAAACTCCTTTTAAGGGAAACAGCACTGCCAAACAgatcattccaaacaaacaGGTTGGCGGAGGCTATGATCCTTTTGCACCCTATGACAAGATGAAGTCGAAGGAGCTCACTGCATGGGTGCAAAAAGATCCGTAAGTTGCTGTTAAAAATATgcttatttatatttgattaaaaaagcttccatttgattatttacattttgtgtttgcagttcTTATAAACTgcctctgaaaaaaaaaacacgtagATGTCCAAGTCGATTTTATCAGGTCCTCCGAACCCCCTTAGAATGGCTGACCGaccatgtaagtcttctgctattTTCTTACTcttatataagtcgtctggtagttaTCTGGTACTTTTCTGATttgtataagtcgtctgtgagtcgtctataagtcgtctggtagttaTCTTACGTAAGTTGTCTATAAGTTGTCTGTGAGTCGTCTGTAAGTTGtctataagtcgtctggtagttatcttacgtaagtcgtctgtaagttgtctctaagtcgtctctaagtcgtctgtaagtcgtctggtagttaTCTTACGTAAGTCATCTGTACGTCGTCTCTAAGTCTTCTCTAAGTCGTCTCTAATTCTTCTCTAAGTCTTCTGTTAGTCGTCTCTAAGTCGTCTGTAAGTTTTTTTTGACttgtattgttttatatgcaGCAAATGGAtgcttttattaatttactgaGGCAACGGTACCAAAACCATCCAGAACATTTCAGGAGCGACAAAATGTGCTTTCTTGATCATATATTTTCTCGACAGTGGAGGGCCTCCTACCCTGATTTTAAGAGCGACACT
The window above is part of the Brassica napus cultivar Da-Ae unplaced genomic scaffold, Da-Ae ScsIHWf_1147;HRSCAF=1629, whole genome shotgun sequence genome. Proteins encoded here:
- the LOC106389146 gene encoding probable disease resistance protein At1g15890, yielding MGGCVSVDIPCDQVVSQTHRCLFGDGNHIHMMKANLEALDTATRELRERRVDLSRRVSLEEDKGLERLAKVEGWLSRAESIDSEVSDLLREEPTETKRLCLFGYCSKNCISSCKYGKKVSKKLEEVKELLSKGVFEELAEKRPASKVVKKDIQTTIGLDSMVGKAWDSIMKPEGRTLGIYGMGGVGKTTLLARINNKFDKEVNEFDVVIWVVVSKDLQYKVIQDQILRRLRADQELEKETEEKKASFIDNILRRKKFILLLDDLWSAVDLNKIGVPRPTQENGSKIVFTTRSKKVCRDMEADDELKMDCLSTNEAWELFQNVVGEAPLKKDPEILTLAEKISKKCHGLPLALNVIGKAMSCKEDVHEWRHANDVLKSSSREFPGMEENILSVLKFSYDGLEDEKVKSCFLYCSLFPEDYEIKKEELIEYWINEGFINGKRDEDGSNNKGHVIIGSLVRAHLLTESETTVKMHDVLREMALWIGSTSGKEEEKQCVKSGVKLSCIPDDINWSVSRRISLMSNQIEKISCFPKCPNLSTLFLRDNDLKGIPGKFFQFMPSLIVLDLSHNRSLRDLPEEICSLTSLKYLNLSYTRISSLSVGLKGLRKLISLDLEFTKLKSIDGIGASLPNLQVLKLYRSRHYIDARSIEELQLLKHLKILTGNVTDASILESIQGVEGLVRCVQRLRIINMSAKDLTLNTVALGGLRELEIINFKISEIKIDWKCKGKEDLPSPYFKHLFSIVIQDLEGPKELTWLLFAPNLKHLEVLRSPSLEEIINKEKGMSISNVHPPDMTVPFPKLESLTLRGLPELERICSSPQALPSLKDITHCPKLSLESFQDTSRYVEIEE
- the LOC106417341 gene encoding uncharacterized protein LOC106417341 — encoded protein: MFTLGEEPDAIRSISYHSDDTKLFKALCDCLTADEYEDLKASKLGVFIKFKELDFGWTSRLVHFLLCFQLDIKKKFELWSLVVSQPVRFSLIEFEHLTGLNCDYIKDLENPRCEVTSEMAAFWEKMRVDIDTGPSIEQITEAFYNCDEWSLDDRMRLGYLAIYAGYIEGKKFSSATSASLARLVLMDSLKAKDLTQTGYTVDGFIQVLQVWAYYAMPELGANYGSPIPNRPSPLLLAYRGGKRQRKCFKAAINKQTIVKNFVQKDFDEMFPKWDGDVDDPAADNIIKVMFNDPGWEWTMECWPVTGTRKIVKMEVSPVNNEVSPVKSESVVKEESSRPRKKARKGSSVSAETPAAGSEGMTHQQIEKSLKDISDAINLGFGTCLKELKLLADRMAAVEKKVGITNRGGSSDDRQLTTTSNPPKPADEPGSESVNGAKAGRKEAKEPSLTTEPSSSRELCLVSPAADLPSDDPSLLILDKQVPTASDLLVEEARRQTKKETALVNLRKKSVRERKLAPTQQTPFKGNSTAKQIIPNKQVGGGYDPFAPYDKMKSKELTAWVQKDP